Proteins encoded by one window of Bauldia sp.:
- the ssb gene encoding single-stranded DNA-binding protein: MAGSVNKVILVGNLGRDPEVRRLNSGKPVVNLSVATSENWRDKDTGERKEKTEWHRVVIFNENLAKIAEQYLKKGAKVYVEGQLQTRKYTDTAGVEKYSTEVVLQGFNATLTMLDGRDGAPRGGEEGGDFGRSSPMEGGGREPARAGRSGGPSLAEELDDEIPF; encoded by the coding sequence ATGGCGGGTAGCGTCAACAAGGTCATTCTCGTCGGCAATCTCGGCCGCGATCCGGAAGTCCGCCGGCTGAATTCGGGCAAGCCGGTGGTCAATCTCAGCGTCGCCACCTCGGAAAACTGGCGCGACAAGGACACCGGCGAGCGCAAGGAGAAGACGGAGTGGCACCGCGTCGTCATCTTCAATGAGAATCTCGCCAAGATCGCCGAGCAGTACCTGAAGAAGGGCGCCAAGGTTTACGTCGAAGGCCAGCTCCAGACGCGCAAGTACACCGACACCGCCGGCGTCGAGAAGTACTCGACCGAGGTCGTGCTGCAGGGCTTCAACGCGACGCTGACCATGCTCGACGGCCGCGACGGCGCCCCACGCGGCGGCGAGGAGGGCGGCGACTTCGGCCGCTCCAGCCCGATGGAAGGCGGCGGGCGCGAGCCGGCACGCGCCGGCCGCTCGGGCGGCCCGTCGCTTGCCG
- the ligD gene encoding DNA ligase D, translating into MADRLKTYRSKRDFKKTAEPAGEARPVRSGHRYLIQKHDATRLHFDFRLEHDGVLLSWAVTRGPSYDPKDKRLAVHVEDHPLEYGDFEGTIPAGNYGGGTVMLWDEGTWEPVGDVDEGLAKGDFKFILHGERLKGKWVLVQIKHNRDKRSKADNWLLIKERDEYAEAEKKPIIERALTSVRSGRTMEEIASGNVEWVKGRRIKELAADPGEKKRKPRERATPKGARQEPPQWTEPQLASLVEAPPDGKEWLHEIKFDGYRVEAAVGAGRAAIYTRTGLDWTDKFRPIVQPLADLPCRSALLDGEAVVQDDSGKSDFGRLQNAIAEGKGGIVYYAFDLLALDGVDLRKLPLVERKKKLQKLLEDQPSAGPLFYSDHVVGNGRQTFEQACEMKLEGIVSKRAEAPYRAGRTKGWLKVKCGMGQELIVVGWQPSTVKGRPFSSLLVATREEDKLTYRGKIGTGYGERELQAVWKELAKRPLAKPPLDDVPRDIARKSKFVRPDLVAEVEFTGWTEEGYVRHGAFKGLRADKQAKEVKREMPQEPAKDPPKPSAIITVTNDQRDSGTLTIGGVRVTHPDKLVYAAERITKRSLIDYYRAVAKLMLPHVVDRPLSIVRCPDGADGDCFFQKHASMGFPAAFGKVSIKEKEAKGDYLTISGEDGLIAAVQMGALELHIWGSHNKTLDSPDRIVFDFDPDEEVTFAGVKDAAREMRDRLKSLGLVSFPMATGGKGIHVVVPLTPKYGWDDVKAFAEAMARTMANDDPDRYLAEMSKARRKGKIFIDYLRNGRGATAIAPYSTRARKGAPVAWPLAWTELAKLPSAHEATVENAAALLLKRKADPWKDYFAVKQILPLDKLGSK; encoded by the coding sequence ATGGCCGATCGTCTCAAGACCTACCGTTCCAAGCGCGACTTCAAGAAGACCGCCGAGCCGGCGGGGGAGGCGCGCCCGGTCCGCAGCGGGCACCGCTACCTGATCCAGAAGCACGACGCGACGCGGCTGCATTTCGATTTCCGCCTCGAGCATGACGGCGTGTTGCTGTCCTGGGCGGTGACGCGCGGACCGAGCTACGACCCGAAGGACAAGCGCCTCGCCGTCCACGTCGAGGATCACCCGCTGGAATACGGCGACTTCGAGGGCACGATCCCCGCCGGCAACTACGGCGGCGGCACGGTGATGCTGTGGGACGAGGGGACGTGGGAGCCGGTCGGCGACGTCGATGAGGGGCTCGCCAAGGGCGATTTCAAGTTCATCCTCCACGGCGAGCGGCTCAAAGGAAAATGGGTCCTCGTCCAGATCAAGCACAACCGCGACAAGCGCTCCAAGGCCGACAACTGGCTGCTGATCAAGGAGCGCGACGAATACGCCGAGGCCGAGAAGAAACCGATCATCGAGCGTGCGCTGACCAGCGTCAGGAGCGGGCGGACGATGGAGGAGATCGCCTCGGGCAACGTCGAGTGGGTGAAGGGTCGCCGCATCAAGGAACTCGCCGCCGACCCCGGGGAGAAGAAGCGCAAGCCGCGCGAGCGCGCCACGCCGAAGGGCGCGCGGCAGGAGCCGCCGCAATGGACCGAGCCGCAGCTCGCCTCGCTGGTCGAGGCGCCGCCCGACGGCAAGGAATGGCTGCACGAGATAAAGTTCGACGGTTACCGGGTCGAGGCGGCGGTCGGCGCGGGGCGGGCGGCGATCTACACCCGCACCGGTCTCGACTGGACCGACAAGTTCCGCCCTATCGTCCAGCCGCTCGCCGATCTGCCGTGCCGCTCGGCATTGTTAGACGGCGAAGCAGTCGTCCAGGACGACAGCGGCAAAAGCGATTTCGGCCGCCTGCAGAACGCCATCGCCGAGGGCAAGGGCGGCATCGTCTACTACGCCTTCGACCTGCTGGCGCTTGACGGCGTCGACCTTCGCAAGCTGCCGCTCGTGGAGCGCAAGAAGAAGCTGCAGAAGCTGCTGGAAGACCAGCCCTCGGCCGGACCGCTGTTCTATTCCGACCACGTCGTTGGCAACGGCCGCCAGACCTTCGAGCAGGCGTGCGAGATGAAGCTGGAAGGCATCGTCTCCAAGCGCGCCGAGGCGCCGTATCGGGCAGGGCGCACCAAGGGCTGGCTGAAGGTGAAGTGCGGCATGGGGCAGGAGCTGATCGTCGTCGGCTGGCAGCCATCGACCGTGAAGGGCCGGCCGTTCTCGTCGCTGCTGGTGGCGACGCGCGAGGAAGACAAGCTGACCTATCGCGGCAAGATCGGCACCGGCTACGGCGAACGCGAATTGCAGGCGGTGTGGAAGGAGCTGGCGAAGCGTCCGCTCGCCAAGCCGCCGCTCGACGATGTGCCCCGCGACATCGCGCGGAAATCGAAATTCGTCCGCCCCGATCTCGTCGCCGAAGTCGAGTTCACCGGCTGGACGGAGGAAGGGTACGTGCGCCACGGCGCCTTCAAGGGGCTGCGCGCCGACAAGCAGGCGAAGGAGGTCAAACGCGAGATGCCCCAGGAACCCGCGAAGGATCCGCCGAAGCCATCCGCCATCATCACGGTCACCAACGACCAACGCGATTCAGGCACGCTGACCATCGGCGGCGTGCGTGTCACCCATCCCGACAAGCTGGTGTACGCCGCCGAGCGCATCACCAAGCGCAGCCTCATCGACTATTACCGCGCGGTCGCAAAACTGATGCTGCCGCATGTCGTCGACCGGCCGCTGTCGATCGTGCGCTGCCCGGACGGCGCCGACGGCGACTGCTTCTTCCAGAAGCATGCCTCAATGGGTTTCCCCGCCGCCTTCGGCAAGGTCAGCATCAAGGAGAAGGAAGCCAAGGGCGACTACCTGACGATCAGCGGCGAGGACGGGCTGATCGCGGCGGTGCAGATGGGCGCGCTCGAGCTGCACATCTGGGGCTCGCACAACAAAACACTGGATTCGCCCGACCGCATCGTCTTCGACTTCGACCCCGACGAGGAGGTGACGTTCGCGGGGGTGAAGGACGCCGCCCGCGAAATGCGCGACCGGCTGAAGTCGCTGGGGCTCGTGTCGTTTCCGATGGCGACCGGCGGCAAGGGCATCCACGTCGTCGTGCCGCTGACGCCGAAGTACGGCTGGGACGACGTCAAGGCATTCGCCGAGGCGATGGCCCGCACGATGGCCAACGACGACCCGGACCGCTACCTCGCCGAGATGTCGAAGGCGCGCCGCAAGGGCAAGATTTTCATCGACTACCTGCGCAACGGCCGCGGTGCCACCGCGATTGCGCCGTACTCGACGCGGGCCCGCAAGGGCGCGCCGGTGGCCTGGCCGCTGGCATGGACTGAGCTGGCTAAGCTTCCCTCCGCCCATGAGGCGACGGTCGAAAATGCGGCGGCGCTGCTGCTGAAGCGCAAGGCCGATCCGTGGAAAGATTACTTCGCCGTCAAACAAATATTGCCGCTCGACAAACTCGGATCAAAGTAA